A DNA window from Danio aesculapii chromosome 14, fDanAes4.1, whole genome shotgun sequence contains the following coding sequences:
- the c1qtnf2 gene encoding complement C1q tumor necrosis factor-related protein 2 encodes MHQLPLAVCLLLSLLSVDSSKKGRNLTIHSSQLSCSLPGPQGPPGSPGSAGPSGGMGKMGMPGVDGQDGEDGDGGEKGEKGEQGRPGYPGKHGPLGRPGLVGKAGVRGPKGVRGPPGVSGAAGVKGEPGDVGEIGPPGGCDCGAEARSAFSVAVTKSYPKERTPIRFNRILMNEGGHYNATSGKFNCVIPGVYYFTYDITLANKHLAIGLVHNGQYKIRTFDANTGNYDVASGSTILRLQKGDQVWLQIFYSEQNGLFFDPFWTDSLFTGFLIFANQAEPPNEVKKMMNNSGSS; translated from the exons ATGCATCAGTTACCGCTGGCTGTTTGCCTGCTGCTGTCTCTGCTGAGTGTAGACTCATCCAAGAAGGGACGCAACTTGACTATCCATTCCTCACAGCTCAGCTGCAGTCTGCCAGGCCCTCAGGGGCCCCCCGGGAGTCCAGGTTCAGCAGGTCCCAGCGGAGGAATGGGCAAGATGGGTATGCCAGGTGTTGATGGGCAGGATGGCGAGGATGGAGACGGGGGTGAAAAGGGAGAGAAGG GTGAGCAGGGCCGTCCTGGATACCCCGGCAAACATGGACCACTGGGACGGCCAGGACTAGTTGGAAAGGCAGGTGTAAGGGGCCCAAAAGGTGTGCGAGGGCCTCCTGGAGTGTCCGGAGCTGCTGGGGTCAAAGGAGAACCGGGAGATGTCGGAGAAATCGGTCCTCCCGGAGGCTGCGACTGCGGAGCCGAAGCACGATCTGCTTTCTCGGTTGCTGTGACCAAGAGTTATCCTAAAGAACGAACTCCCATCCGCTTCAACAGAATATTAATGAACGAGGGCGGACATTACAACGCCACCAGTGGCAAGTTTAACTGCGTTATTCCCGGTGTTTATTACTTTACGTATGACATCACGTTGGCGAATAAACACCTGGCAATCGGACTCGTCCATAATGGTCAATACAAGATCCGAACATTCGATGCAAACACCGGAAACTATGATGTGGCCTCGGGATCGACGATTCTCCGGCTGCAGAAAGGAGATCAGGTGTGGCTTCAGATCTTCTACTCAGAGCAAAATGGACTGTTTTTCGATCCATTCTGGACTGACAGCCTTTTCACGGGATTTCTCATTTTTGCTAATCAGGCTGAGCCACCGAATGAGGTGAAGAAGATGATGAACAATTCTGGATCATCTTGA